A portion of the Sphingorhabdus pulchriflava genome contains these proteins:
- a CDS encoding isochorismatase family protein — translation MIQGDGDLSANYTAAFDGHLEFGKQPALLIVDFVMAYLDPASPLYAGVEDALDSNIRLLAAARAAGIPVIFTNVVYEPGGADGGLFYQKIPALKAFDRGSPLGLFPPTLQPHEGETVVSKQFASAFFGTALDEKLRDMGVDTLLISGLSTSGCVRASALDALQHGFAPFVVREACGDRHPTPHDNTLFDLQAKYAEVISLAQALDLFESCK, via the coding sequence ATGATACAAGGCGACGGTGACCTATCTGCCAATTATACCGCAGCATTCGACGGCCACCTTGAGTTTGGCAAGCAGCCAGCTTTGTTGATTGTCGATTTCGTCATGGCGTATCTCGACCCAGCCTCCCCGCTTTACGCGGGCGTTGAAGATGCGCTGGACAGCAATATCCGTCTGCTCGCCGCAGCAAGGGCGGCAGGTATCCCAGTGATCTTCACCAATGTTGTGTACGAACCGGGCGGAGCCGACGGCGGTCTGTTCTATCAAAAAATACCCGCGCTAAAGGCATTTGATCGCGGATCGCCCCTAGGGCTATTTCCACCCACGCTTCAGCCGCACGAAGGCGAAACCGTAGTTAGCAAGCAGTTCGCTTCAGCATTTTTTGGAACCGCGCTGGATGAGAAGCTGCGCGACATGGGTGTCGACACTTTGCTTATTTCCGGGCTGTCCACGTCCGGGTGTGTGCGTGCATCTGCGCTAGATGCGCTTCAACACGGCTTTGCTCCCTTTGTAGTCCGCGAGGCCTGTGGTGACCGCCACCCGACCCCGCACGACAACACTCTTTTCGACCTTCAGGCCAAATATGCAGAGGTCATTTCGCTCGCGCAGGCGCTGGACCTGTTCGAGAGTTGCAAGTGA
- a CDS encoding CaiB/BaiF CoA transferase family protein — protein sequence MENSGALKGIRVVELGQLLAGPFCGQLLGDMGADIIKVEPPGEGDPMRIWGQGAEKVQWEVIARNKRSVSANLRIAEGQDLVRRLIAKADILIENFKPGTMEKWGLGPEQLHAENPGLIIARMSGYGQTGPYSDRAGFGGIGEAMGGWRYIVGEPDRPPSRMGVSIGDTLTATYGCMGVLAALHVREKTGKGQVVDTALYESVLQVMEGLVPEYDRSGFIRERSGSFLPGIAPSNVYSCKDGEYMIGANKDSLWQRLAEAMGQPELGTDPRYATHLARGENQIELDSRINQWTRTLTVDEVDALMIAHSIPAGRVYRAPEMLDDPHFKAREAIIEVETERFGPLKMQSAFPKLSATPSSVRRAAPAKVGQHNAEIYGELLGLNADDLAALEAIGAI from the coding sequence GTGGAGAATTCAGGCGCATTAAAAGGCATCAGGGTTGTTGAACTTGGGCAACTGCTTGCCGGGCCGTTTTGTGGCCAGCTGCTCGGTGATATGGGCGCTGACATCATCAAGGTAGAGCCGCCCGGCGAAGGCGATCCGATGCGAATCTGGGGTCAGGGCGCTGAAAAGGTGCAATGGGAAGTTATTGCCCGCAACAAGCGTTCGGTTTCCGCCAATTTGCGCATTGCCGAGGGGCAGGATCTGGTTCGCAGATTGATTGCAAAAGCCGATATCCTGATCGAGAATTTCAAGCCCGGCACGATGGAGAAATGGGGTCTTGGCCCCGAACAGCTCCATGCCGAAAACCCTGGCCTGATCATCGCGCGCATGTCGGGATATGGGCAGACGGGTCCGTATAGCGACCGGGCCGGTTTTGGTGGAATTGGCGAAGCTATGGGCGGATGGCGCTACATTGTCGGCGAACCAGACCGGCCACCAAGCCGCATGGGCGTTTCTATCGGTGACACTTTAACCGCCACCTACGGTTGCATGGGTGTACTCGCTGCACTGCACGTCCGCGAAAAGACCGGCAAAGGCCAGGTGGTCGATACGGCTCTTTATGAAAGTGTGCTGCAGGTCATGGAAGGTCTGGTGCCGGAATATGACCGAAGCGGTTTCATTCGCGAACGATCCGGCTCCTTCCTGCCGGGGATTGCGCCGTCGAATGTCTATAGCTGCAAAGACGGCGAATATATGATCGGGGCGAACAAAGATTCGCTATGGCAGCGACTGGCCGAAGCCATGGGGCAACCCGAGCTTGGAACCGACCCGCGCTACGCCACCCATCTTGCACGTGGAGAGAACCAGATTGAGCTCGATAGTCGCATCAATCAGTGGACGCGAACATTGACCGTCGACGAAGTCGATGCACTGATGATCGCCCATTCGATACCGGCGGGAAGAGTCTATCGTGCACCGGAAATGCTCGACGACCCGCATTTCAAGGCACGCGAAGCCATCATTGAGGTTGAAACCGAACGCTTCGGTCCGCTGAAGATGCAGAGCGCCTTTCCAAAATTGTCAGCTACACCCAGTAGTGTGCGCCGGGCAGCACCTGCAAAAGTGGGGCAGCACAATGCCGAAATATATGGTGAATTACTGGGCTTGAACGCCGACGATCTTGCTGCATTAGAGGCCATTGGCGCAATCTGA
- a CDS encoding hydantoinase B/oxoprolinase family protein → MPATIIQTNSTPFKKIDIDPVTLDIIENALRNARIEMDATLVRTAMSPGIREQGDAFPLIADHTGKMIVGQFGSFIGGFLESFDGTLEDGDMIFLSDPYSCEGAISHSNDWLVLLPIFKDGRLIAYTAMFGHQSDIGGKVVGSMPINARSIFEEGVRIPPVKIWRKGEYNDDLMKLVMHQTRKPDWCQADLNALIASCRVAARRVIEMAERFGDDVYVSATQELLARNHRAMKALIGMAIAEEPVSFEDYICDDGMGYGPYKIKCTMRREGEKVILDFAGTDPQSAASINFYLNENMFKMFFGIYMIMVFDPQILFNDGFYDLIDVRIPEGSLLKPKFPAALSGRTHALGRIFDILGGLLGQKTPEFLNAAGFSSSPHLFYSGNDKKGDWFQLFQIGFGGIPGRPLGDGPDGHSLWPGFTNVPNEFLERYFPLMIERYETEPDSGGAGLHRGGNGIHMTYRFLASGTISIHDDRWFVPPWGVNGGEPGMRARKILEKADGTQSIVGNKVEDVHVDEGDQLHFITWGGGGWGDPLARDPALVAKEILQGLVTPEGAKAYGVVTNDNGEVDAAATDALRGSMVATRGELSLFNYGPGIDFLRSQCEADTGLPAPIQPVWANIEAAE, encoded by the coding sequence ATGCCTGCAACAATCATCCAGACCAACAGCACTCCGTTCAAAAAGATCGACATCGATCCGGTCACGCTCGACATCATAGAAAACGCCTTGCGCAACGCCCGTATCGAAATGGATGCCACCCTGGTGCGCACTGCGATGTCACCGGGCATCCGTGAACAGGGTGACGCCTTTCCGCTCATCGCCGACCACACAGGCAAGATGATTGTCGGCCAGTTTGGTAGCTTTATTGGCGGATTCCTGGAGAGCTTTGACGGAACATTGGAAGATGGCGACATGATCTTTCTGTCCGATCCCTACAGCTGTGAAGGGGCCATCAGCCATTCAAATGACTGGTTGGTCTTACTGCCCATTTTCAAGGATGGTCGCTTGATCGCCTATACAGCGATGTTCGGCCACCAAAGCGACATTGGCGGCAAGGTTGTCGGTTCGATGCCGATCAACGCGCGATCGATTTTTGAAGAGGGTGTCCGCATACCCCCGGTCAAAATTTGGCGCAAAGGCGAATATAATGACGACCTAATGAAGCTGGTCATGCACCAGACGCGCAAACCAGACTGGTGCCAGGCCGACCTCAACGCCCTGATCGCCTCATGCCGGGTGGCGGCTCGACGCGTCATCGAAATGGCTGAGCGATTTGGCGATGACGTTTATGTTTCGGCCACGCAGGAATTGCTCGCCCGCAACCACCGTGCGATGAAGGCGCTCATCGGCATGGCCATTGCCGAAGAGCCTGTGAGCTTTGAAGATTATATCTGCGACGACGGCATGGGCTATGGCCCTTACAAGATCAAATGCACGATGCGGCGCGAGGGCGAAAAGGTGATCCTCGATTTCGCCGGAACAGATCCGCAGAGCGCGGCTTCGATCAATTTTTACCTCAATGAGAACATGTTCAAGATGTTCTTCGGTATCTACATGATCATGGTCTTTGATCCGCAAATCCTGTTCAACGATGGCTTTTACGACCTCATCGATGTGCGCATCCCCGAAGGGTCGCTGCTCAAACCTAAATTCCCTGCAGCGCTTTCGGGTCGCACCCATGCGCTGGGCCGCATTTTCGACATTTTAGGCGGGCTTTTGGGCCAAAAAACGCCAGAATTCCTGAATGCGGCCGGTTTTTCCTCGTCACCACATCTTTTCTATTCAGGAAATGACAAAAAGGGCGACTGGTTCCAGCTATTCCAGATCGGGTTCGGTGGGATACCCGGACGTCCGCTAGGTGACGGGCCGGACGGCCATTCGCTCTGGCCCGGTTTCACCAATGTACCCAACGAATTTCTCGAGCGTTATTTTCCATTGATGATCGAGCGCTATGAAACTGAACCCGATAGTGGCGGCGCAGGGCTGCATCGTGGCGGCAACGGAATTCACATGACGTATCGTTTCCTCGCGAGCGGAACAATTTCTATTCATGATGACCGATGGTTCGTACCGCCATGGGGCGTCAATGGCGGCGAACCGGGGATGCGTGCGCGCAAGATACTGGAAAAAGCCGACGGTACCCAAAGCATTGTCGGCAACAAGGTGGAAGATGTCCATGTCGACGAGGGCGACCAGTTGCACTTCATCACCTGGGGCGGTGGCGGCTGGGGTGACCCGTTAGCGCGTGACCCGGCGCTGGTCGCAAAAGAGATTTTGCAAGGACTGGTGACGCCGGAAGGCGCCAAAGCCTATGGCGTTGTCACCAACGACAATGGCGAAGTAGATGCCGCTGCGACCGATGCGCTCCGTGGATCCATGGTAGCAACCCGAGGTGAACTGTCGCTGTTCAACTATGGCCCGGGCATCGATTTCCTGCGATCACAATGTGAGGCTGATACCGGCCTGCCCGCTCCGATACAGCCCGTCTGGGCGAACATCGAAGCTGCGGAGTAA
- a CDS encoding hydantoinase/oxoprolinase family protein: MGYRLGVDVGGTFTDLLLFNAETGAFWRHKTPSTPHDSSEGILNGVTAICAQAGVATSDIDYFLHGTTVATNAVLEGKGARVGLIATEGYRHIMQIARSFVPGGLAAWIIWPKPQPLAALEDTLTVKGRMNAAGQEVRPLDEASARSALTQLKQQGVEAITVSFINAYANGAHEKRVGELAREIMQDVPVSLSHEVLPEMQEYERTLTTVANAAVRPVVGKYVSNLRDRLAVSGMAGKLSLLRSDGGLMSAEKAEEHPVSILMSGPAGGVTGALWVAKNAGFNNILTLDVGGTSTDVALIENLEPRRQRTTEVGHLSVRASALDVKTVGAGGGSIAYVPELTKALRVGPQSAGAVPGPVAYGKGGELPTVTDANVVLGYLPENLLGGTFNLDREGAKKAVQTIADALGIDLMAAARGIIDIVNENMFGALRMISVQQGYDPRHFALMGFGGAGPLHVNAVARLMGSWPAISPVSPGVLCALGDATTRMRTETARSFSRLAAQTEAEELISILDEMATQTRAELRSDGVPENQIESAFEVDVRYAGQAFEVPLTISADVLRRDGIDGILKRFDEEHLRLFTFNMDTPHEIVNLRAVALGASLNLPAAELPKGDGNPQAAKMRDHVLWMDGKEQAAIIYDRAQLRQGDIIAGPAIVVEMDSTTLIETGCVATVDAVGNILINLA; the protein is encoded by the coding sequence ATGGGCTATCGCCTAGGTGTAGATGTCGGCGGAACTTTTACCGACCTGTTGCTGTTCAACGCCGAAACAGGCGCATTTTGGCGACACAAAACGCCATCGACCCCGCACGACAGCAGCGAAGGCATTTTGAACGGCGTCACCGCGATTTGCGCACAAGCGGGCGTAGCGACGAGCGATATCGACTATTTCCTGCACGGCACCACAGTTGCCACCAACGCTGTGCTGGAAGGTAAAGGCGCGCGCGTCGGTTTGATCGCTACCGAAGGCTATCGCCACATCATGCAGATTGCGCGCAGCTTTGTACCTGGTGGTCTGGCGGCCTGGATTATCTGGCCCAAGCCGCAACCACTGGCAGCTCTTGAGGATACGTTGACGGTCAAGGGCAGGATGAACGCGGCCGGGCAGGAAGTGCGTCCGCTGGATGAGGCCTCTGCGCGCTCGGCATTGACGCAACTTAAGCAACAAGGCGTCGAAGCGATAACTGTCAGCTTCATCAACGCTTATGCCAATGGCGCGCATGAGAAACGTGTTGGTGAGCTGGCGCGAGAAATCATGCAGGACGTGCCAGTCTCGCTTTCGCACGAAGTGCTGCCCGAAATGCAGGAATATGAGCGCACCCTGACTACGGTCGCCAACGCTGCTGTGCGTCCTGTGGTCGGCAAATATGTCTCCAACTTGCGTGACCGTTTGGCGGTCTCGGGCATGGCGGGCAAATTGTCGCTGCTTCGCTCGGACGGTGGCCTGATGTCCGCCGAAAAAGCTGAAGAGCATCCGGTCAGCATTTTAATGTCTGGACCAGCAGGCGGAGTCACGGGTGCCCTTTGGGTGGCAAAAAATGCCGGCTTCAATAATATTCTGACATTGGACGTCGGCGGCACCTCAACCGATGTGGCGCTCATCGAGAATCTCGAACCACGTCGCCAGCGCACGACCGAAGTTGGCCATTTGTCGGTTCGGGCATCTGCACTGGACGTCAAAACTGTGGGCGCAGGCGGAGGTTCAATTGCCTATGTGCCGGAATTGACCAAAGCGTTGCGCGTCGGCCCGCAATCGGCGGGTGCTGTTCCTGGGCCCGTGGCATATGGCAAAGGCGGCGAATTGCCGACCGTCACTGATGCCAATGTCGTGCTGGGCTATTTGCCTGAAAACCTGCTCGGCGGAACATTCAACCTTGATCGCGAAGGTGCGAAGAAGGCGGTTCAGACTATTGCTGACGCATTGGGCATCGACCTTATGGCCGCGGCACGCGGTATCATAGACATCGTCAATGAGAATATGTTCGGTGCATTGCGGATGATCTCGGTGCAGCAGGGATATGACCCGCGCCACTTTGCATTGATGGGATTTGGCGGGGCCGGACCATTGCATGTCAACGCGGTCGCGCGGTTGATGGGTAGCTGGCCTGCTATCTCTCCGGTCTCCCCCGGCGTTCTATGTGCTTTGGGCGATGCCACCACGCGCATGCGGACAGAAACCGCGCGCAGCTTTTCCCGACTGGCAGCTCAGACCGAGGCAGAGGAACTGATTTCCATCCTGGACGAAATGGCAACGCAAACCCGCGCCGAACTGCGATCTGACGGCGTTCCCGAAAACCAGATAGAAAGCGCATTCGAGGTTGACGTCCGCTATGCCGGGCAAGCGTTTGAAGTGCCGCTGACCATTTCCGCAGATGTGCTGCGCCGTGACGGAATTGACGGCATATTGAAGCGCTTTGATGAAGAGCATCTGCGGCTGTTCACTTTCAACATGGATACGCCGCACGAGATTGTGAACCTGCGAGCCGTGGCGCTGGGCGCTTCACTCAACCTACCTGCAGCTGAACTTCCCAAGGGTGACGGCAATCCCCAAGCGGCGAAGATGCGCGATCATGTGCTGTGGATGGATGGCAAGGAACAGGCGGCTATCATCTATGACCGCGCGCAATTGCGACAGGGCGATATCATCGCGGGTCCCGCCATCGTGGTTGAAATGGATTCGACCACGCTCATCGAAACTGGCTGTGTCGCGACCGTCGATGCGGTCGGCAACATCCTTATCAATCTGGCTTGA
- a CDS encoding hydroxymethylglutaryl-CoA lyase, with the protein MNARTIEFVEVGPRDGLQNEKQLVSTADKLELVRRAIAAGARRIEATSFVNPKKVPQMADAEEICAGLPQVDDVTFIGLVMNQRGAERAIGTKRIHQLGAVVVATDSFAMANQGQSSDDSVAIAQDIIKRANAAGLTAQATIAASFGCPFEGEVAEGHIVEMAKRLSDAWPVEVGLADTIGVANPAHVARLVSKVREAIHPLPVRVHFHNTRGTGLANVWAAVDAGAETVDAALGGLGGCPFAPGAAGNVASEDVVYMLERAGIGTGMDLAKLIEASQWLSECMGRKLPSMVAQAPPFPKAA; encoded by the coding sequence ATGAACGCCCGAACAATAGAATTTGTCGAAGTGGGGCCGCGCGACGGGTTGCAGAATGAAAAGCAACTGGTGTCGACTGCGGACAAGCTTGAACTTGTCCGCCGCGCAATCGCGGCAGGCGCACGACGGATTGAAGCGACCAGTTTCGTAAATCCCAAAAAAGTCCCGCAAATGGCCGATGCAGAGGAGATTTGTGCCGGCCTTCCGCAAGTTGACGACGTTACCTTTATCGGTCTCGTCATGAACCAGCGCGGCGCGGAACGTGCGATCGGCACAAAACGCATTCACCAACTGGGCGCCGTGGTAGTCGCGACCGATAGCTTTGCCATGGCCAATCAAGGCCAGAGTAGTGACGATTCGGTTGCCATTGCTCAAGACATCATCAAGCGCGCCAACGCGGCAGGCCTGACCGCGCAGGCGACCATTGCGGCCTCGTTTGGATGTCCGTTCGAAGGCGAGGTTGCCGAGGGGCATATTGTAGAGATGGCCAAGCGCCTGTCTGACGCCTGGCCCGTTGAAGTAGGGCTGGCCGACACGATTGGCGTTGCCAATCCGGCCCATGTCGCGAGACTGGTTAGCAAGGTCCGCGAGGCAATTCACCCGCTGCCGGTGCGCGTTCATTTCCACAATACCCGCGGCACAGGGCTGGCCAACGTCTGGGCTGCTGTCGACGCCGGTGCCGAAACAGTCGACGCTGCACTGGGCGGATTGGGCGGCTGCCCTTTCGCTCCCGGCGCTGCCGGCAATGTCGCAAGCGAGGATGTAGTTTATATGCTTGAACGTGCGGGCATCGGCACGGGAATGGATTTGGCCAAACTGATTGAGGCCAGCCAGTGGCTTTCAGAATGCATGGGGCGCAAGCTGCCCTCTATGGTCGCGCAAGCGCCGCCTTTTCCCAAGGCAGCATGA
- a CDS encoding GntR family transcriptional regulator: MSKASDRAYAQIRAMILSGELPPGSQIREEQLAEHCGVSRTPIRDALNRLEAELLIRRSESQRSFVADWSIDDVEDAFSLRGMLESLAAERAAQRIDSTQLTQLRWLNAAIGKAVAHNQPDISSFLEHNLQFHNIILEAANSPRLTSMLTKLIEQPVVWRTAQNYGRANLERSHREHEELLAAFERRDSAWAASIMAGHIRRAFHTYADAHSRSAIGEAAE, from the coding sequence ATGTCAAAAGCCTCGGACCGTGCCTATGCCCAGATTAGGGCGATGATCCTGTCAGGCGAGCTGCCGCCAGGCTCGCAGATCCGCGAGGAGCAGCTTGCCGAGCACTGCGGCGTATCGCGAACACCAATACGCGATGCTTTGAACCGGCTCGAAGCCGAACTCCTCATCCGTCGGTCTGAATCACAACGCAGCTTTGTAGCCGATTGGTCGATCGATGATGTCGAGGATGCCTTTTCGCTGCGCGGCATGCTTGAATCACTGGCCGCAGAACGCGCCGCGCAACGCATCGATAGCACGCAGCTTACACAGCTCCGCTGGCTGAACGCCGCGATTGGCAAGGCTGTAGCGCATAATCAGCCTGATATTTCTTCATTTCTTGAGCACAACCTTCAATTTCACAATATCATTCTCGAAGCAGCCAACTCACCCCGGTTGACCAGCATGTTGACCAAATTGATTGAGCAGCCGGTGGTGTGGCGGACTGCGCAAAACTATGGCCGGGCCAATCTCGAACGGTCGCACCGTGAACATGAAGAATTGCTCGCTGCGTTTGAGAGACGCGACAGCGCGTGGGCCGCATCGATTATGGCAGGCCACATCAGGCGGGCATTCCACACCTATGCTGACGCCCATAGCCGCAGTGCCATTGGCGAGGCTGCCGAATAA
- a CDS encoding TonB-dependent receptor gives MLKTRSLLFASIAFSSLATVPSYAQEANDGASDGEEIIVTARRQDERLQDVPASVTVLTADALQKTGADKAQDFVQLTPGVTIVTGTAEAGDTQINIRGINGARDAESSIALVVDGILKTNTAQLNQTQGTLRQIEILKGPQGALYGRNAAAGAIVVQTLKPGDTLEGAVRASYANEKTMEATAHISTPIGEGAGVVLSGYYRKTDGFYRNLFLDRKVVDDQKVWSVDGRFVAQLGDSTDLDVKARYSKLSGASINFNAAFHLPALGGAFNEDVDDHPFRYYSNIRPTNDQKSFDASIKLEHDFGSTKLTAWALYSDVDQSLTADGTSADFARYISPAFGAPANPTNLAVQSACFTSTTANTGFPVNPPGVIGAIPVPFIFDFSGSTFGPYSPTTCDGTQLQVRNQKDISGEIRLASNGDGPLSWQVGAYALHIDRSVGVSLGADLGSGILPTLYNAPGSTNPTSQLYSDKFKTDVYAVFGSADYEVSDSFKIGAALRYDVEDRNVSNRVPNVNDPITGTKINPGLPTTGTIPDKNATFKQIQPKISLSWKPGGGDTNIYANWGIGFKSGGFNNQGASATINQFFNNTTGAFGTIDADVFINDDYRKEKSSSFEAGVKGSLLDGRVTYDVAGYYTRITDMQFFEFFVGSFGLLRVVSNVDRVDVKGAELNLTGRIIDGWKVFGSVNVTDSEIKKNSSRPYTVGNKSPYTADYTINLGTQIDAPLTDSIDLLLRADYRITGDTWFHTVQDQSRPTVFSALLPASLFAAPPIAGNGDYGAAKRDAFGVLNLRAGLEGANWNISVFADNMLDRKYIAEAIPAIEFGGSFISPGGRRLIGVEAGFKF, from the coding sequence ATGCTGAAAACCCGTTCGCTTCTTTTTGCATCCATTGCATTTTCAAGCCTAGCCACCGTTCCGTCCTACGCGCAGGAAGCAAATGATGGCGCCAGCGACGGTGAGGAAATTATCGTCACCGCGCGCCGTCAAGACGAACGGTTGCAGGACGTACCGGCTTCGGTAACTGTTCTGACCGCAGATGCGCTTCAGAAAACGGGTGCTGACAAAGCGCAGGATTTTGTTCAACTGACGCCTGGGGTCACCATTGTTACCGGCACTGCAGAGGCCGGCGACACGCAGATTAATATACGCGGTATCAATGGCGCACGCGATGCCGAAAGTTCGATTGCGCTGGTGGTGGATGGCATCCTCAAGACCAACACCGCACAACTCAACCAGACACAGGGCACGCTTCGACAGATTGAAATCCTAAAGGGCCCTCAGGGTGCACTATATGGTCGCAATGCTGCGGCTGGGGCGATTGTTGTCCAGACGTTGAAGCCAGGCGACACGCTCGAAGGGGCCGTACGCGCGAGCTATGCCAATGAAAAGACGATGGAGGCAACGGCCCACATCTCGACACCGATCGGCGAAGGCGCAGGGGTCGTGCTGTCGGGTTATTATCGGAAAACCGATGGCTTCTACCGCAACCTGTTCCTCGACCGGAAAGTTGTGGATGACCAGAAAGTCTGGAGTGTCGATGGTCGCTTTGTCGCGCAATTGGGTGATTCGACCGACCTTGATGTAAAGGCGCGCTATTCCAAGCTGTCAGGTGCATCAATCAACTTCAACGCCGCCTTCCACTTGCCTGCGCTCGGCGGGGCGTTCAACGAAGATGTCGATGACCATCCCTTCCGCTACTACAGCAACATCCGCCCGACCAACGACCAGAAAAGTTTCGACGCTTCGATCAAGCTGGAACATGATTTCGGTTCGACCAAACTGACGGCCTGGGCGCTCTATTCAGATGTTGACCAAAGCCTGACTGCAGACGGCACCTCTGCCGACTTTGCGCGCTATATTTCGCCAGCCTTTGGTGCACCAGCGAACCCGACCAATCTGGCGGTGCAAAGTGCTTGCTTTACATCGACCACGGCCAACACCGGCTTTCCTGTCAATCCGCCAGGCGTCATAGGTGCCATTCCGGTCCCCTTCATTTTCGACTTTTCGGGATCGACCTTTGGGCCCTACAGCCCGACGACCTGTGACGGCACTCAGCTGCAAGTTCGCAATCAAAAGGATATCAGCGGAGAAATCCGCCTGGCCTCAAACGGCGACGGCCCGCTGAGCTGGCAGGTTGGTGCCTACGCGCTTCACATCGACCGCTCGGTGGGTGTCAGCTTGGGCGCTGACCTTGGCTCTGGTATTTTGCCAACACTGTATAATGCGCCGGGCAGCACGAACCCGACTTCGCAGCTCTATTCAGACAAATTCAAAACCGATGTCTATGCGGTGTTCGGCTCTGCCGATTATGAAGTGTCAGACTCGTTCAAGATCGGTGCCGCCTTGCGTTACGATGTTGAAGATCGCAACGTATCGAACCGCGTCCCTAATGTGAATGACCCGATCACCGGCACCAAGATCAACCCGGGCCTTCCGACGACGGGTACAATCCCCGACAAAAATGCCACCTTTAAGCAGATTCAGCCGAAGATCAGTCTGAGCTGGAAGCCGGGCGGCGGCGATACCAATATCTACGCGAACTGGGGCATCGGCTTCAAATCGGGAGGCTTCAACAATCAAGGTGCCTCTGCAACAATCAACCAGTTTTTCAACAACACAACCGGAGCCTTTGGTACGATCGACGCTGATGTTTTCATCAACGACGATTATCGCAAAGAAAAATCGAGCTCGTTCGAAGCCGGCGTCAAAGGTTCACTGCTTGACGGCCGCGTGACCTATGATGTCGCGGGCTATTACACGCGCATTACCGATATGCAGTTCTTCGAATTCTTCGTTGGTTCATTTGGGCTGTTGCGTGTCGTTTCGAATGTAGACCGGGTTGATGTAAAGGGTGCCGAACTCAATTTGACCGGTCGCATCATTGACGGCTGGAAGGTTTTTGGTTCGGTCAATGTCACTGATAGCGAGATCAAGAAAAACAGTTCGCGTCCCTATACGGTTGGTAACAAGTCACCCTATACCGCCGATTACACCATCAATTTGGGCACACAAATCGATGCGCCGTTAACCGATTCAATCGACCTGTTGCTGCGCGCAGATTACCGCATCACCGGCGATACCTGGTTCCATACGGTTCAGGATCAGAGCCGCCCAACGGTGTTCAGCGCGCTGCTCCCGGCATCATTATTCGCCGCACCGCCAATCGCGGGGAATGGTGACTATGGTGCGGCAAAACGCGATGCTTTTGGCGTTCTCAACCTGCGCGCCGGACTTGAGGGTGCGAATTGGAACATTTCTGTCTTTGCCGACAACATGCTAGACCGGAAATATATCGCAGAGGCCATTCCGGCGATCGAATTTGGCGGTTCGTTCATTTCGCCGGGTGGGCGCCGCTTGATTGGCGTTGAAGCAGGTTTCAAATTCTAA